The genomic DNA atatgtaaatatacaaacacacaaacacacgtaaatatttgtgtgtgtgtatatatatatatatatatatatatatatatatatagatatatatatatatatatatatacacacacacagtctttcaaaataccttgcaaacagattccttttctccatttcgtctgtgaccaagttaCCCAGCTTCTTcaacatgctatatatatatatatatatatataatatatactatatagatatatatatatatatatatagatatatatatatatatagaaagctgagagaactaagtgataggatgaagcatgaccaaaacatgttttggaaagaaagagctaccgaGTTGAAAGTAGCTATGGAAATtggcgagagcagggctatgtttgcagctgtgagattcttgaggaacgcaagccagaaaagtttggagggagtgatggcatgttggatgaagatgggaacttggtcacagacgaaatggagaaaaggaatctgtttgcaaggtattttgaaagactcctcaatgttgatactaccggtagggatgagtgcattgcagatttaaacgaggctctggaggtacaagaagaaggaacattagtgcagaagaggtgaaagaggccttaaaatctgtaaaaaatggaaaaactgctggcgtgtgcgggataactgcagagatgctaaaagcaggaggacgaaggataatagaggcattaagagttgtttttagcatagtttggaaaacagaggtggtaccaagtgattggaaaaaggcaattatgataccaatatataaaaaaaaagggaagcaaaagggagtgtggtaactatcggggcataagtttactgtcagtcccagggaagatattcatgagagtaatacttaacagaataagaacTATAGTAGAaaagaaacttagagaacagcagtgtggttttagaagtggaaggtcaacagtggatcaaattttcaccttaagacagataattgagaagagatgggagtatgcaaagccaatattctgtgcttttatagacttggagaaagcatatgattcagtatggagggatggaatgtggagagtggcagaacactatggtataccactgaaagtgataaggatactaaagaaactggtaccaaggagtgtgcagctgtgtacagctggatggacagcaaagtgactggttcccagttggaagtgggctaagacagggatatgttatgtcacccaccttgttattaatgtatatattgattaggaccatataatgagaagagtgatggagaatgaaaacaggggggctagtattggtggagaagtctttatggatttggactttgctgatgatgttgcgttggttgctgatacgtggctggtgctggtaggtatggtaatgaggatggagacagagacacagaattttggcttgaacatcagcacaaagaagagcgagatcatggttgtgagtaaggatgatgattgggtgcacatggaggatatgacaatcagaggacaggaactcaagcaagttgagaagtttgtttacttgggaagtgtggtaacagcagacgggaggcaaattgaagatatacaaagaagaaaactaggagcagcaaagagcttttgaggttctgagaaaaaaacgtttggtcgaggcatgaaatcagcttgagaactaagatgagaatattatGCGTAGACTACCGtcgatgtatggctcgtccacctgggcactgaccagaacagaggagaaaaggttggatgcttttgagatgaagctgctgagaagaatacttggcattaaaatggatgattatgttagaaatgaagacatcagggtgggattgaggcaaaggccagtcagtaccaggttgaagaggggaaggctgaaatggtttggacatgttgagaggatgaagagaatagagaccccaggagagcactgagagcagtacaaataggaagaagaccgctgggtagaccaagaacgaggtggatagacataattgtcagggatcttgaggatgaaatccaaaacttagaggaagcgagggaaatggctcgggatagagacagatggagaggaactgtatcagccttatgccactggccatggtgggaagataaagtaagtaagtaagtatatatatacgtatatatttgcgtgcgttcgtatatatatatatgtatattatatatatataaatattatcaatatatatatataatatatatatatatatatatatatatatatacgaacgcgcgcaaatatatacgtatgtatatatataatatatataatatatatatatatatatatatatatatatatacacacacaaatatttacgtgtgtttatgtgtttgtatatatttacatatatatatatatatattatatatatataatatatatatatatatatttatttatatatataaaacatacagatagatggatggatataGATAGGTGttcagaatatatatttatatatacatattatatacacacatataatcttcaaatacatacatatatgtgttcgTGTGCGTATGTGCATGCGCATTCACGTCTTCGTTCATGTAttcttgtttgagagagagagagagagagagtagagagagagagagagagagagagagagatattcattatcttcaagcCTTCACTCCATATAATAGACTTAGGTTAGCGGTCTAACCGCCTGCATTTAACTCGGGCAATTTTGCATTTCATCCGACGCGAGTGCAAATGAGACAGATTAAAAGCCATCCTTCGGTATTTCATCTCCGTAACTTTAATTTCAGTCGCTTGGTTCTCAGTTCTGTGAAACGGCTCTCATGAAGTCAGTTTATTAACAGTGATCTTGTAATGCAGATAGGTCAGTTATTATTTGCAATTGGTTTTTCGAGATATATACAGTTCTCTTACTGTGTTACGGAGATGGCGCCTTCCTCCAGATCTTCCAGTTCAGGATCTTTTTTGTTCCCTTTTTGCAAAGGTTTGGAATTTTTCTCCTGCTTCTGTTTTCCTTGCTTTAAGGAGGGGCATGTCCCACTTATTCCTTCCACATTTATCTTTCCCCATGACGGTAAATGTCCATATCAAACATCATTGAAGCTTTTGCCTTGCTTCTGATTAGTCACGATGAAATTTCCTTGCTTCTGATTGGTCACGATGAAATTTCTGCCATGCTTCTGATTGATCATAATGAAAATTCCTTACTTCTGATTGGTCACGATGCAGATTCCTTGCTTCTGATTGGTCACGATGAAGCTTCTGCCTTGCTTCTGATTGGCCTGTTTTATTTAGTGTCATGCACTATCCGCAATGACTCTTTCAACGTCATTTGTTTCATTAATGTTGAAATATTGAGAAGTACCTCTCGGGGTAATTAAAACTGGCCATTTGCAAATTGTAAAAATTAGGATTAACTCAGCGTAAATGGTATTCAGGCCTGATCATTGCTAGATTGTAGAGGACGGTTCTGAAGCTCCGTGGTGTGTTCAGCTGGTGTCACCAAATGGGATGTttccacgataaaaaaaaaaaagaagtaatataTTAGATGAATGCAAACATCTACAAATGATGTTGTGAAGTTGCCGTCGTTCATAGACGAAAATTATGCATAAAAGCATTAACAGTCGGTCTTTAGTCTTCGAAACCCTGGAAGTTCAACCAAGATATACTACATATAGTATGTAGCATGCTTGTGAAAGCTTGAGAATTCATCATTCTTGCTCTGAGAAGGTTAACAATACCACAATAAAATCAAAGGCAGGAAGGAGATGAGCAcatggctttttttttcatctgcattATCAGTGACGTCACCACCAGCAAAAGATGTCGCGGAAAAGGCGGTCACGAACACATTAAGATGAAGGGAGGGTTTGCAGTTTTAGTTCCCACGATCGTTTCCTTACTCTTTCTTGCAGACAATATTCAGGCTGGGTAAATTCGTCACTCAGCACTAGCTCCATTGGTCAGCAGCAAAGCTTTTTCCATTAGCATTTTTGCACGCTACTCGACTATTGAGTAAATGGTACCCGTGGTAGAGTTGCAGACCATTGCCGTTTCATTCCGTCGTTCCATTCCGTCTTCCACGATGTCCCGCGCCGCGGCTTCAGACATTTTCAAGATCGATGATGAAGCTTAAAATTTATCCTTGGGCCACAGTTGCCCTGATATTATTTGATTCATTTAACTCAGAAATCAGTTCATTTACGGATTTCTTGTACAGTTTTCTTTCGTGATTGATTATCGTTCCATTAGGAATTTTGGGCACTTAATTTTCGTGATGGATTATTGTGCCGTCAGGAATTTGGGCGCTTAAGGCCACTAATATAATTCTGCCAGCTCACGCATGTAGTATTTAATTCGTTTCACTCATTGCTAAGCAATTGTGGCCCAATGTTCAATATTCGCAATTGTAGACCTTCATATGCATTCGGTCAGCGGCGTTGGCTCGAGGGAGTGACATCTGTTATTATGCTTCTTGACGTCACATCTTGTTCATTGgtgaaggagttacaaggattaggatgtctcaaagacttgttagtccatccgaggagacatcgtgaagAGAGTTGTATGTGATCTGATCATCAAAGCACTTCACCAAGACAGAATTCAACATGCGCTTGAAAATGGGATGCTTGATATTGTCAATATCGACTTGGTGCTTCTGATTCCCGAATTCGTTTCCGGTGGTGACAGTGCCTCGTATCGCCTCCTGCGGATATCCCAGGCCACTCTGAATTCGGGCAGTCTCAAAACGAGTTCTCGAAGGGTGCCACCATCCAGGTATAACTACCGCCTCTGCAGTCGATCCTGTAGCGAGTTGGAATGGTGCAATCTGTGGTGTAAGGATCCATTGTCCGATGAGATCTGTCTCTTCTACGACATGTACGTAGTGATGCAGTATAAGGAGACGGAGCTGGCAGATGCCCTCACTTGCTACCTTCAGAAGAGACCTGACTTCGTTGTCGGCTCCACCATGATCGGACCTCCTCCAAGAGATATCTTTCCCGTACGTGTGAAGGTGAACTTGATCGATGACATCTACACTCGAACCCTCGGAGAATGTTACGTACCTAAAGAATACTCGAACCCTTTCTTCAAGATTGACTTCGGAAGCGTGAAGCCAGTACAGAAGGTCACGATGGTCCTTCAGCCCAACTCTGTTGCGGAAAACATATACGACATAGAAGTCCGCATGGGAACTGGTGATAGGTGGTtatgtcttgcattagaagatgaaagattgcaggatgggagaaatgatatcccgagtcgtagatttctttattccaagcagcaaaaggtaaatatgtacagaaGCTCTGCAGGGCATGTAGCTcgcgccaagagaagcaagaagaatagccatgcgcatgtgcggggttcatgatacagggcgacacatgcagatgcgttcacaataggtgattttattaaatacatggaaataaatcgtacagcaattgcatagtaaaatatacattattccacacctccccttccccttttgcgTTCAAAGAGGTATTGTGAACGTactaaacaaattacatgcagatatGCACAttatgtaggcctgttcaatcttGGGGACCTGCGAGGGGCTTTGGAGGGAATTGATGACTTTTCCATGTCTGGGCTAGGGACCAAAGGGAGATCAGAGTTGGGAACTTGACTGGGGCTGGGCAGTGGATATAGGAAGCGACGGTTCCGACGTAACACTCGACCACTTGGGAGATGGATCTCGTACTCGCGTGATCTTGCACCACCCATGACAATCCCAACTGTGTCCCATCGGTGGGATGTTGGGTCCTGGAGGTGGACATGTTGGCCCACATTAAGCCTGGGTAGGGGGCGGGCGTGGGTGTCAAAGTTGCGCTGCCCCTGGCAGCGGCTCGGCGGTCGCAGTCATGGGCCTTTTCCTGCCAATCTTCTGTGAATGACTGAGGATGGGCAGGCACACATGTACGGAGAGGGTGACCATACAGTACCTGGGCAGGAGAGCGACCAGACTGGTTGGGTGTGTTTCTTAACTCGAGGAGACCACGATCAAAATCCTCGCAGTCAATGTTTCCTGTGGGGGCCGTTTTGAGGATCAAGTGCTTGACAGCCTTGACGGCGGCCTCAGCGTGTCCATTAGACTGTGGGTAATGTGGCGACGAGGTGATGTGGTGTACACCCCAACGTTCTGTGAAGTCGGCAAATTCTTTGCTGGTAAACTGAGGTCCTCCATCAGTGCGCAGGCGTAAGGGAACACCCACCTCTCTGAAGTAGCGGAGAAGTGCCGTATGGTCGAGGAGGCAGTAGTGTCACCCTTGCAAGggacaaccacaggccagccAGAGAGGCGGTCGGTGACTACAAGAAAGGACTTCCCAGCTACCTGGAAGAAGTCCGCCGATACCAACTCAAAGGGCCTGGATGGATGGTCGTCGTTGTGGAGAGGCTCCTGTTGTTGGCTGGGACGCAGGACTTGGCACGGCTCGCAGGCAGCGACGGTGTTGGCGATGTCCGAGTCTATCCCAGGCCAGAAGACGGTTTGTCGAGCCCAACGTTTGGTAGCCTCGACACCACGGTGACTATCATGGAGTCTGGCGAGTGTGTGGCAACGTAGAGCTGCAGTAACTAGTATTCTTGCCCCGTAGAGCACGAGGTTGCCATCAGTAGAGAGGGCTTCTCACAGCTTCCAGTACGGTGATAACGATACATGTAGGTCGTACCGATTCGTGGGAAACCCAGAACTGATGCAATCGTGAAGGCGAACGTAGGTGGGGTCGGCCTGTGCTGCTATCGACATGTCCTGTAGGGTCCGGTCGGCGTCAATGGTTGGGGCATCCCCGTCCTGGGAAGCTGTTGTAGCgttgatgacagatctgacatgtgCCGTTACCCCAGCGCAGCCAGTCATATCCTCAGAGGTGGGGTAGCTGACTGGTGTACGAGAAAGTGCATCTGGGATGCATAGAGACTTGCCGGCGCGCCACACTGCAGTAAATTGATATTGCGACATGCGCTCCTTCATTCGCTGGAGCCGTGGGTTTTCAACCATGTCCAGCGTGTAGCTGTTGATGATAGGCACCAATGGGCGATGGTCGGTTTGCAGGGTGAAGGTTGGCAGTCCTTTGAGGTATAGGCAACACTTTGTGAGGGCCCAAGATACTGCAAGCATCTCCAGTTCAATCGTTGCATACCTTGTTTCGGCATCTGCGAGAAAGCGGGATCCACACTGGACTACTCGGAGACGTCCAGATCCATGGTCCTGGAGGAGAGCGTAGCCTATCCCGTAGAGGCGAGATGCGTCGGTCTGGAGAATGGTTGGCAGGGTTGGGTCAAAAGACGCAAGAACAGGTGGGCTTGAAAGTGCTTGTTTCACATGTTTGAAGGCCTGGTCATGGTCAGGTGTCCAAAGAAAAGAGCGCTTGGGGCTCATGAGTGGTCGAAGGGGCTGTGCAGTCAGGGCAATATCTGGGGTAAACTCAGCCAACTGGTTTACTAATCCCATGAAGGAACGTAAGTCCGTCAGGTTGGATGGTGTAGGGAAGTCTTGCAGAGCAGCAACTAGTCCTGGGTCAGCAGCAATTCCTTCTTCGGAGAGGGTGAagccacagaaattcactctggtctctgccactgtgaacttttctttgttgagagtgaTGCCATTTTTGCGGCAGCGGGTGAGCAATTCGTGGATCCTGTGGTAGTGTGTCAGTAGGTCATCGTCGAAGATGAGAATGTCATCAACAACCTTGACACACTTCTTCATGCCTTGGAGAGCTAGGTCGCCGCGGTAACAATAGGCATCACCAGTGGCAGCGAAGCCCATAGGTCCCCGGCAATGCTGGAAGTGTCCATAAGGCGTACTGAAAGTGGTGAGGTGGCGACCACTCGACCGTTGAAAAAATGAGTCGGCAGTGTATGGCAAATGATGAGCGTGGGTGGATGTGCCTCGGGCTCTGTAGCTGGGTATGGAAATAAGGGTACCCGTAGAGCTAGGGCAAggcacaagaaaaatacaaccCACTAAAATCAAAGCACTGATATTACACTGCACTGGCACTACACAAACACTGCATGAACGTATCATAAGCACCGCACTAGCActgtaaaatccaaaggcggcCGAGGGGTAATGGCGGCTGGGTTTGAATGCTGACTCCGGTGTTCCTTGAAAATGCTGAATGGTTTCGTCACTGCGCCATGGTGGTAGGTGGTtatgtcttgcattagaagacgaaagattgcaggatgggagaaatgatatcccgagtcgtagatttctttattccaagcagcaaaaggtaaatatgtacagaggctctgcagggcgtgtagctcgcgccaagagaagcaagaagaatagccatgcgcatgtgcggggttcatgatacagggcgacacatgcggatgcgttcacaataggtgattttattaaatacatggaaatgaatcgtacagcaattgcatagtaaaatatacattattccacagGAACAGAGGACTTGCCAGAAATAGACCTGGACCAGTACAGGCTCTTCGGCTTCTTCCCGGGACCCTCG from Macrobrachium nipponense isolate FS-2020 chromosome 22, ASM1510439v2, whole genome shotgun sequence includes the following:
- the LOC135198221 gene encoding uncharacterized protein LOC135198221, encoding MGFAATGDAYCYRGDLALQGMKKCVKVVDDILIFDDDLLTHYHRIHELLTRCRKNGITLNKEKFTVAETRVNFCGFTLSEEGIAADPGLVAALQDFPTPSNLTDLRSFMGLVNQLAEFTPDIALTAQPLRPLMSPKRSFLWTPDHDQAFKHVKQALSSPPVLASFDPTLPTILQTDASRLYGIGYALLQDHGSGRLRVVQCGSRFLADAETRYATIELEMLAVSWALTKCCLYLKGLPTFTLQTDHRPLVPIINSYTLDMVENPRLQRMKERMSQYQFTAVWRAGKSLCIPDALSRTPVSYPTSEDMTGCAGVTAHVRSVINATTASQDGDAPTIDADRTLQDMSIAAQADPTYVRLHDCISSGFPTNRYDLHVSLSPYWKLEVGVPLRLRTDGGPQFTSKEFADFTERWGVHHITSSPHYPQSNGHAEAAVKAVKHLILKTAPTGNIDCEDFDRGLLELRNTPNQSGRSPAQVLYGHPLRTCVPAHPQSFTEDWQEKAHDCDRRAAARGSATLTPTPAPYPGLMWANMSTSRTQHPTDGTQLGLSWVVQDHASTRSISQVVECYVGTVASYIHCPAPVKFPTLISLWSLAQTWKSHQFPPKPLAGPQD